The proteins below come from a single Labilithrix sp. genomic window:
- a CDS encoding DUF2325 domain-containing protein, whose amino-acid sequence MTALVATSLVDRRRIWQIDAGMHCSVLGTCLTLNDLHAIARRARYKIDPETVPYKLHSWFVDMMLYPNEVSKLVDKELEKRHQVPARILRRARTEEELEARWKEVCARGQIAGAYWGAMSHPLCSKELQWRLFGEIHMLSHLVGASRSSDVARVHDLEVTSATLDGKLAQLKHDHRSLLKDRRRLEEEMAAQRSERDEMERRLRLAHDRIAALESTSLVSDLAGRVEAIERDLAAALARATAAESALAEARTTAEQASEHVSELVAETEALEHELELATRPLCPLVDGRAELTAGLDGKRILCVGGRTNLVQHYRALVERRGGELIHHDGGIEESLDAVTRALATVDAVVCPLDCVSHAAYLKVKRACKHMSKRFLPLRTSGLSSFARGVQSIAGAS is encoded by the coding sequence ATGACGGCGCTGGTCGCGACGAGCCTCGTCGATCGGCGGCGCATCTGGCAGATCGACGCCGGCATGCACTGCTCCGTGCTGGGCACGTGCCTGACGCTGAACGACCTCCACGCGATCGCGCGGCGCGCCCGCTACAAGATCGACCCCGAGACGGTGCCGTACAAGCTCCACTCCTGGTTCGTCGACATGATGCTCTACCCGAACGAGGTGTCGAAGCTCGTCGACAAGGAGCTCGAGAAGCGACACCAGGTCCCCGCCCGCATCCTGCGCCGCGCGCGCACGGAGGAGGAGCTCGAGGCGCGGTGGAAAGAGGTCTGCGCGCGCGGTCAGATCGCCGGCGCGTACTGGGGCGCGATGAGCCATCCGCTCTGCTCGAAGGAGCTCCAGTGGCGGCTCTTCGGCGAGATCCACATGCTCTCGCACCTCGTCGGCGCGTCGCGATCGTCCGACGTGGCGCGCGTCCACGACCTCGAGGTCACGTCCGCCACCCTCGACGGCAAGCTCGCGCAGCTGAAGCACGATCACCGGAGCCTCCTCAAGGACCGCAGGCGGCTCGAAGAGGAGATGGCCGCGCAGCGGAGCGAACGCGACGAGATGGAGCGGCGCCTCCGGCTCGCCCACGACCGCATCGCCGCGCTCGAGTCCACCTCGCTCGTGAGCGATCTCGCGGGACGCGTCGAGGCGATCGAGCGTGACCTCGCCGCCGCCCTCGCGCGCGCGACGGCCGCGGAGTCCGCGCTCGCGGAGGCGCGGACCACCGCCGAGCAGGCGTCGGAGCACGTCTCCGAGCTCGTCGCCGAGACCGAGGCGCTGGAGCACGAGCTCGAGCTCGCCACGCGGCCGCTCTGCCCCCTCGTCGACGGCCGCGCCGAGCTGACCGCGGGCCTCGACGGAAAGCGGATCCTCTGCGTCGGCGGACGGACCAACCTCGTGCAGCACTACCGCGCGCTCGTCGAGCGGCGCGGCGGCGAGCTCATTCATCACGACGGAGGGATCGAGGAGTCGCTCGACGCGGTGACGCGCGCGCTCGCGACGGTGGACGCGGTCGTCTGCCCGCTCGACTGCGTGAGCCACGCCGCGTACCTGAAGGTGAAGCGCGCGTGCAAGCACATGTCGAAGCGCTTCCTCCCGCTGCGGACGTCGGGGCTCTCGTCGTTCGCGCGCGGCGTCCAGTCGATCGCGGGCGCGTCGTGA
- a CDS encoding MBL fold metallo-hydrolase, with amino-acid sequence MKIETFYDPVTSTLTYVVFDPQSRDAVVIDPVLDYDVLASSTATRSLGEVEAFLKKERLRLHYVLETHAHADHLSGSQHLKRRFDAKVGIGARIRDVQQVFKDVFDLPPSFATDGSQFDRLFEDGERIAAGTLTVEVIATPGHTPACVTYGIGDAVFTGDALFIEDYGTGRCDFPRGSADALYTSVHERLYALPDATRVFVGHDYQPNGRALRYETTIGRSKEANVQLRASTTRDDFVRRRNGRDATLAAPRLLYPSVQVNIDAGRLPAPHANGRRYLMIPIDGGHDDDAA; translated from the coding sequence ATGAAAATCGAGACGTTCTACGATCCGGTCACCTCCACGCTCACCTACGTCGTGTTCGATCCCCAGAGCCGCGACGCGGTCGTCATCGATCCGGTGCTCGACTACGACGTGCTCGCGTCGTCGACCGCGACGAGGTCCCTCGGCGAGGTCGAGGCCTTCCTGAAGAAGGAGCGGCTGCGGCTGCACTACGTGCTCGAGACGCACGCGCACGCCGACCATCTCAGCGGCAGCCAGCACCTGAAGCGTCGCTTCGACGCGAAGGTCGGCATCGGCGCGCGCATCCGCGACGTCCAGCAGGTCTTCAAGGACGTCTTCGACCTGCCGCCGTCGTTCGCGACCGACGGGAGCCAGTTCGATCGCCTCTTCGAGGACGGCGAGAGGATCGCGGCGGGGACGCTGACGGTCGAGGTCATCGCGACGCCGGGACATACGCCGGCGTGCGTCACGTACGGGATCGGCGACGCGGTCTTCACCGGCGACGCGCTGTTCATCGAGGACTACGGCACCGGCCGCTGCGACTTCCCACGCGGGAGCGCCGACGCGCTCTACACGTCGGTCCACGAGCGGCTCTACGCGTTGCCCGACGCGACGCGCGTGTTCGTCGGCCACGACTACCAGCCGAACGGCCGCGCGCTCCGGTACGAGACGACGATCGGCCGCTCGAAGGAGGCCAACGTGCAGCTCCGCGCGAGCACCACGCGCGACGACTTCGTGCGTCGGCGGAACGGTCGCGACGCGACACTCGCGGCGCCGCGGCTCCTCTACCCGAGCGTCCAGGTCAACATCGACGCGGGGCGCTTGCCCGCGCCGCACGCGAACGGCCGCCGCTACCTCATGATCCCGATCGACGGAGGCCACGATGACGACGCTGCATGA
- a CDS encoding sterol desaturase family protein encodes MTPLEELLGPHHRVWLPFIGMSLLLAAFAWWRGLSRTPLLRFLFPRRLFLHRSSRLDVVWLAVRGVCQPLLLWPLRLSVLGVALVICGAVRDRVGASPLSWSGDRTPVFVAFTLALFLADDLTRYLVHRAMHVVPALWELHKVHHSAEVLTPLTLYRVHPLESSLNQLRGGLAAGLVTGVFMWLLPGTLRSFEVLGVDVLGFVWTAAGANLRHSHVWLRFPAAIERWLISPAQHQLHHARSGARGNYGSALAVWDRLFGTLLLSEGRRAPRVGLPRSQRNHAMNAGSALVAPVLAALGVK; translated from the coding sequence TTGACCCCGCTCGAGGAGCTCCTCGGCCCGCACCATCGCGTGTGGCTGCCGTTCATCGGGATGTCGCTCCTCCTCGCGGCGTTCGCGTGGTGGCGCGGGCTCTCGCGCACGCCGCTCCTCCGCTTCCTCTTCCCGCGCCGCCTCTTCCTCCATCGCTCGTCGCGCCTCGACGTGGTGTGGCTCGCGGTCCGCGGCGTGTGCCAGCCGCTCCTGCTCTGGCCGCTCCGCCTCTCCGTCCTCGGCGTCGCGCTCGTCATCTGCGGCGCGGTCCGCGACCGCGTCGGGGCGAGCCCGCTGTCGTGGAGCGGCGATCGCACGCCGGTGTTCGTCGCGTTCACGCTCGCGCTCTTCCTCGCCGACGACCTCACGCGCTACCTCGTCCACCGCGCGATGCACGTCGTCCCCGCGCTGTGGGAGCTCCACAAGGTGCATCACTCCGCCGAGGTGCTCACCCCGCTCACGCTCTATCGCGTGCACCCGCTCGAGAGCTCGCTCAACCAGCTCCGCGGCGGCCTCGCGGCCGGCCTCGTCACCGGCGTCTTCATGTGGCTCCTCCCCGGCACGCTGCGCTCGTTCGAGGTCCTCGGCGTCGACGTCCTCGGCTTCGTCTGGACCGCCGCCGGCGCGAACCTCCGCCACTCGCACGTCTGGCTCCGCTTCCCCGCCGCGATCGAGCGCTGGCTGATCAGCCCGGCGCAGCATCAGTTGCATCATGCACGCAGCGGCGCGCGCGGCAACTACGGCTCCGCCCTCGCGGTGTGGGACCGCCTCTTCGGGACGCTCCTCCTCTCGGAGGGCCGGCGCGCGCCTCGCGTCGGGCTCCCGCGCTCGCAGCGGAACCACGCGATGAACGCGGGGTCGGCGCTCGTGGCGCCCGTCCTCGCCGCGCTGGGGGTCAAGTGA
- a CDS encoding class I SAM-dependent methyltransferase, translating into MNDATNERTVRLDGVPETMLWTLHNRAHEAKRRDARLKDPEAVRIYDAIAYDYERSFGRPDGSHPMRSLVFDDALRPWLAAHPGGTVVELACGLETQFQRCDDGEVRWLCVDLPDAIDVRERFLRATERCRHVRRSALDHGWMDEVDATRGVFVTAQGLFMYFQEDDVRHLVRAMFERFPGIELMFDAIPRWFSRKTLAGFHKTKHYRAPPMPWGADRDEIEPLLRRWSDRVASVETIPYGAMRGVSGLCLQLFGRVPILRNMPPTIVHVRTRGDEKNGKEDAR; encoded by the coding sequence ATGAACGACGCGACGAACGAACGAACCGTACGACTCGACGGCGTCCCCGAGACGATGCTCTGGACGCTCCACAACCGCGCCCACGAGGCGAAGCGGCGCGACGCCCGCCTCAAGGACCCCGAAGCGGTCCGCATCTACGACGCGATCGCGTACGACTACGAGCGCAGCTTCGGCCGGCCGGACGGATCGCATCCGATGCGCTCGCTCGTCTTCGACGACGCCCTCCGCCCGTGGCTCGCCGCGCACCCCGGCGGGACCGTCGTCGAGCTCGCGTGCGGGCTCGAGACGCAGTTCCAGCGCTGCGACGACGGAGAGGTCCGCTGGCTCTGTGTCGATCTCCCGGACGCGATCGACGTCCGCGAGCGGTTCCTCCGCGCGACGGAGCGATGCCGGCACGTGCGCCGGAGCGCGCTCGATCACGGCTGGATGGACGAGGTCGACGCCACGCGCGGCGTCTTCGTGACGGCGCAAGGCCTCTTCATGTACTTCCAGGAAGACGACGTCCGCCACCTCGTCCGCGCGATGTTCGAGCGCTTCCCCGGCATCGAGCTCATGTTCGACGCGATCCCGCGCTGGTTCTCGCGCAAGACGCTCGCCGGCTTCCACAAGACGAAGCACTACCGCGCGCCGCCGATGCCCTGGGGCGCCGACCGCGACGAGATCGAGCCGCTCCTCCGCCGCTGGAGCGATCGCGTCGCGAGCGTCGAGACGATCCCGTACGGCGCGATGCGCGGCGTCTCCGGGCTGTGCCTCCAGCTGTTCGGCCGCGTCCCGATCCTCCGGAACATGCCGCCGACGATCGTGCACGTCCGCACGCGCGGCGACGAGAAGAACGGGAAGGAGGACGCGCGATGA
- a CDS encoding rhodanese-like domain-containing protein — protein sequence MTTLHESAAPNAAGYRDVTPSQVFARARHVHVVDVREPHELAGELGRIADAEHVPLATVLAAAPAWPKDAELVLVCRSGARSSQAATALTQRGFRRIMNMTGGMLAWNDAGLPIERG from the coding sequence ATGACGACGCTGCATGAATCGGCCGCGCCGAACGCCGCCGGCTACCGCGACGTCACGCCGTCGCAGGTCTTCGCGAGGGCGCGCCACGTCCACGTCGTCGACGTGCGCGAGCCCCACGAGCTCGCCGGCGAGCTCGGTCGCATCGCGGACGCGGAGCACGTCCCACTCGCGACCGTCCTCGCCGCCGCGCCGGCGTGGCCGAAGGACGCCGAGCTGGTCCTCGTCTGCCGCTCAGGCGCCCGCTCCAGCCAAGCCGCCACCGCGCTCACGCAGCGCGGCTTCCGCCGCATCATGAACATGACCGGCGGAATGCTCGCCTGGAACGACGCAGGACTACCGATCGAGCGAGGATGA
- a CDS encoding class I SAM-dependent methyltransferase, with product MTAPKPFDDAERYMEEIRLLIPGYYALHAMVPAVLGAAVAPIERVLAVGCGPALEAVAIARAFPGCVVDAIDPSPAMAEAARRTVAAAAMEEAIVVHAATLAELRIDRPYDAAIVLLVGHLIPDDGARASFLRDLGRAVRPRGVVVLAELEDVGPARALLTEAHLRCSHAAGVLDERLETMRERLTSGFHAITRERLVTLLDDAGLSVKAELFRAFGIVGLVLERGA from the coding sequence GTGACCGCGCCGAAGCCGTTCGACGACGCCGAACGCTACATGGAGGAGATCCGGCTCCTCATCCCCGGCTACTACGCGCTCCACGCGATGGTGCCGGCGGTGCTGGGCGCGGCGGTCGCGCCGATCGAGCGCGTGCTCGCGGTCGGCTGCGGTCCCGCGCTCGAGGCCGTCGCGATCGCGCGCGCGTTCCCTGGCTGCGTCGTCGACGCGATCGATCCGTCTCCCGCGATGGCGGAGGCGGCGCGGAGGACCGTCGCCGCGGCCGCGATGGAGGAGGCCATCGTCGTCCACGCCGCGACGCTCGCGGAGCTCCGGATCGATCGCCCCTACGACGCGGCGATCGTCCTCCTCGTCGGCCACCTGATCCCCGACGACGGCGCGCGCGCGTCCTTCCTGCGCGACCTCGGCCGCGCGGTGCGTCCGCGCGGCGTCGTCGTGCTCGCGGAGCTCGAGGACGTGGGGCCGGCGCGCGCGCTCCTGACCGAGGCGCATCTGCGCTGCTCGCACGCGGCCGGCGTCCTCGACGAGCGCCTCGAGACGATGCGCGAGCGGCTCACGTCGGGGTTCCACGCGATCACGCGCGAGCGGCTCGTCACGTTGCTCGACGACGCGGGGCTCTCCGTGAAGGCCGAGCTCTTCCGCGCGTTCGGGATCGTCGGGCTCGTCCTCGAGCGAGGAGCGTGA
- a CDS encoding biliverdin-producing heme oxygenase, translating into MAGGDVAVAAGWVGVTVDVAAVPVMPPLSRRLRRETKVMHRLVESTRLARAFFRGTLTTQAYAEGLARLYPVYVTMEGALERALRDSRLQAFHLPAAYRSRAMLADLRFFGVSPEPIRDGASARYVERVRCVVDETPSLLVAHAYVRFMADVSGGIIAGKVARRVLGLRSQEGLAFFAFPDIPDPAAFREGFRRRLDGFPRDEEESRAIVAEANVAFELNRALADELWTEVFDR; encoded by the coding sequence GTGGCAGGCGGCGATGTTGCGGTCGCGGCGGGGTGGGTGGGGGTGACCGTGGACGTCGCCGCGGTGCCCGTGATGCCTCCTCTCTCTCGGCGGCTTCGTCGCGAGACCAAGGTGATGCATCGGCTCGTCGAGAGCACGAGGCTCGCGCGCGCGTTCTTTCGAGGGACGCTCACGACGCAGGCGTACGCAGAAGGGCTCGCTCGGCTCTACCCCGTCTACGTGACGATGGAAGGCGCGCTCGAACGCGCGCTCCGCGACTCGCGCCTCCAGGCCTTTCACCTGCCGGCCGCGTATCGGTCGCGCGCCATGCTCGCCGACCTTCGGTTCTTCGGGGTGTCGCCGGAGCCGATCCGCGACGGCGCCAGCGCGCGGTACGTCGAGCGCGTCCGCTGCGTCGTCGACGAGACGCCCTCGCTCCTCGTCGCGCACGCGTACGTCCGCTTCATGGCCGACGTGTCGGGCGGCATCATCGCCGGCAAGGTCGCGCGGCGCGTCCTCGGGCTGCGATCGCAAGAGGGCCTCGCCTTCTTCGCCTTCCCCGACATCCCCGACCCTGCCGCCTTCCGCGAGGGCTTCCGCCGCCGCCTCGACGGGTTCCCTCGCGACGAAGAAGAGAGCCGCGCGATCGTCGCGGAGGCGAACGTCGCCTTCGAGCTGAACCGCGCGCTCGCAGACGAGCTCTGGACGGAGGTCTTCGATCGATGA
- a CDS encoding metallophosphoesterase family protein, whose translation MADWFPRPRSPADVELLGAPGELDAEAVFLLLTARDAREWQHKVGVAGRVDGSAKPTTRLLASHGLVLKTNLALLAPSSAELRERLFACRQRGARAGVWHPSKRWALLRTAEGWLPLSVCRELRTLRTLDAIDERLWSWNEMIALALEAERRSGLGLDLNPANFALEDGRERLYYLDDELYSQLSPRHVAFAIAARIPEEPSIEAGTWRTWGSILRATLDEHDVTSDEHARIVEEVLGYPLAEAFDPMRDALVAGLAADRTTVRLGRRAFGRSARVAVIADVHANLPALEAVLLAARERDASTFLFLGDAIGYGPHPAACIARLAELPGVFVRGNHDHAIVTGRLDRGMNRLARACAAWTRGELGGGELAWLESLPLEHRDEDWMAVHGAPRDPSRLLAYVYDLTYEENLEHIRREGISLCFHGHTHVAAAHVDLPSGRKKLAGAGELALLPRRACLVNPGSVGQPRDGDTRAAFAIWDRASGRISFERVAYDLERTLADIARAGLPDELRTRLERGA comes from the coding sequence GTGGCGGACTGGTTCCCGCGCCCGCGCTCTCCCGCCGACGTCGAGCTCCTCGGTGCCCCCGGCGAGCTCGACGCCGAGGCCGTCTTCCTCCTCCTCACCGCCCGCGACGCGCGCGAGTGGCAGCACAAGGTAGGCGTGGCCGGCCGCGTCGATGGATCGGCGAAGCCGACGACGAGGCTGCTCGCGTCGCACGGGCTCGTGCTGAAGACGAACCTCGCGCTCCTCGCGCCGTCGTCCGCCGAGCTTCGGGAGCGCCTCTTCGCGTGCCGGCAGCGCGGGGCGCGCGCGGGGGTGTGGCATCCGAGCAAGCGCTGGGCGCTCTTGCGCACGGCGGAGGGCTGGCTGCCGCTCAGCGTCTGTCGCGAGCTCCGGACGCTGCGAACGCTCGACGCGATCGACGAGCGGCTGTGGAGCTGGAACGAGATGATCGCGCTCGCCCTCGAAGCGGAGCGGCGCTCCGGGCTCGGGCTCGATCTGAACCCCGCCAACTTCGCGCTCGAGGACGGGCGCGAGCGGCTCTACTACCTCGACGACGAGCTCTATTCGCAGCTCTCGCCGCGGCACGTCGCGTTCGCGATCGCGGCGCGGATCCCGGAGGAGCCGTCGATCGAGGCGGGCACCTGGCGCACGTGGGGCAGCATCCTGCGCGCGACGCTCGACGAGCACGACGTCACGAGCGACGAGCACGCCCGCATCGTCGAGGAGGTGCTCGGCTACCCCCTCGCCGAGGCCTTCGATCCGATGCGCGACGCGCTCGTGGCCGGGCTCGCGGCCGATCGCACCACCGTCCGGCTCGGGCGGCGCGCGTTCGGGCGGAGCGCGCGCGTCGCCGTCATCGCGGACGTCCACGCCAACCTGCCCGCGCTCGAGGCGGTGCTCCTGGCGGCGCGGGAGCGCGACGCGTCGACGTTCCTCTTCCTCGGCGACGCGATCGGCTACGGCCCGCACCCCGCCGCGTGCATCGCGCGCCTCGCGGAGCTGCCGGGCGTGTTCGTCCGCGGCAACCACGACCACGCGATCGTGACGGGGCGGCTCGATCGCGGGATGAACCGGCTCGCGCGCGCGTGCGCGGCGTGGACGCGGGGAGAGCTCGGCGGCGGCGAGCTCGCGTGGCTCGAGTCGCTGCCGCTCGAGCACCGCGACGAGGACTGGATGGCGGTGCACGGCGCGCCGCGCGATCCGAGCCGCCTCCTCGCCTACGTCTACGACCTGACCTACGAGGAGAACCTCGAGCACATCCGGCGGGAGGGGATCTCGCTCTGCTTCCACGGCCACACGCACGTCGCGGCCGCGCACGTCGATCTGCCGTCCGGCCGGAAGAAGCTCGCTGGCGCGGGCGAGCTCGCGCTTTTGCCGCGACGCGCGTGCCTCGTCAACCCCGGGTCCGTCGGCCAGCCGCGCGACGGCGACACGCGCGCCGCGTTCGCGATCTGGGACCGGGCCTCGGGGCGGATCTCGTTCGAGCGCGTCGCGTACGACCTCGAACGGACGCTCGCCGACATCGCGCGCGCGGGGCTCCCCGACGAGCTCCGGACGCGCCTGGAGAGAGGAGCCTAG